One genomic region from Sulfurimonas sp. encodes:
- a CDS encoding TrbG/VirB9 family P-type conjugative transfer protein: MKKIFLIIVISINILAFEDFISKQTIQVEDISSEIMQSSIGNIIDLDSLQKVYLTKPTIEAIISYKYSPKNLMKIRTRILGQTTVILPKGEIPVSKKNGNPAAFKIEFSKGIDFKYNINNTFTITAGYIGTDTTLTIFGQSGRVYNFYLYSIGTDSAKIPNSTVYITKDGKIPTANYLDDFDVKDQKISKLRKEIKKYKQKLNLIKEKKTKNLKNFNITKIQFDYKFKKDFHLQSIFNDKEYTYFKFDKEFNIPKFFTVDTLHDKVNMNFTMFENIIKIHKLSKKWQLELDGSYITIEKTGAFKANFSLKKIYVDMTETEFDLKSISGAKELKPETIFRDKEFTYFKFDISDGFKKFPAIYKVIDGYDNPAIFEIIDDFIVVKSLNKKFTLRLGEKHNCIRLEDD; encoded by the coding sequence ATGAAAAAAATCTTTTTAATCATAGTAATATCAATAAATATTTTAGCCTTTGAAGATTTTATATCTAAACAAACTATACAAGTTGAAGATATAAGTTCTGAAATAATGCAAAGCTCCATCGGAAATATCATAGATTTAGATAGCTTACAAAAAGTATATTTAACTAAGCCAACCATTGAGGCAATAATTTCATATAAATATAGTCCAAAAAATCTAATGAAAATTAGAACAAGAATTTTAGGACAAACAACCGTAATATTACCAAAGGGTGAAATACCTGTAAGTAAAAAAAATGGTAATCCGGCAGCATTTAAGATTGAGTTTTCAAAAGGTATAGACTTCAAATACAACATAAATAATACTTTTACTATTACAGCTGGATATATTGGTACAGATACAACATTAACAATTTTCGGTCAAAGTGGAAGAGTATATAATTTTTATCTTTATTCTATTGGCACTGATAGTGCCAAAATTCCAAACAGCACAGTATATATAACTAAAGATGGAAAGATACCAACTGCAAATTATTTAGATGATTTTGATGTAAAAGATCAAAAGATATCAAAACTCCGTAAGGAGATAAAAAAGTATAAACAAAAATTAAATCTTATTAAAGAGAAAAAAACAAAAAATTTAAAAAATTTTAATATAACTAAAATCCAATTTGATTATAAATTTAAAAAAGATTTTCATCTTCAATCCATATTTAATGACAAAGAATACACATATTTCAAATTTGATAAAGAGTTTAATATTCCTAAGTTTTTTACAGTTGATACTTTGCATGACAAAGTAAATATGAATTTTACAATGTTTGAAAATATTATTAAAATTCATAAGTTGTCAAAAAAATGGCAACTAGAACTAGATGGTTCATACATTACAATTGAAAAGACTGGAGCGTTTAAAGCAAATTTTTCTCTTAAAAAAATATATGTGGATATGACAGAAACTGAATTTGATTTAAAAAGTATTTCTGGAGCTAAAGAGCTTAAGCCGGAAACAATATTTAGAGATAAAGAATTTACATATTTCAAATTTGATATAAGTGATGGATTTAAGAAATTCCCTGCAATCTACAAAGTAATTGATGGCTATGATAATCCTGCAATTTTTGAAATCATTGATGATTTTATTGTTGTGAAATCTCTAAACAAAAAATTTACTCTTCGATTAGGCGAAAAGCATAACTGCATAAGGCTTGAAGATGACTAA
- a CDS encoding type IV secretion system protein, which produces MQEKSEGLESQKALQDLPVILMKVVFALIIVIIIEAISIATLFPLKEKEVFFVEFKSSQENFVVVKKANATILSNKALLHNEIEGYIIARENINQIDEVRRYTQIVRLKSNDSIYKTFLNSYQANKGLWKLEGFKRKCKIKSISDVLFEPQANEYIAIAEYSLTDEYADGAASLKRWFKVTVRYNFINQKISTENLTLNPLGTNIIGYAITTLDQGIKK; this is translated from the coding sequence ATGCAAGAAAAATCAGAAGGCTTAGAATCGCAAAAGGCACTGCAAGATTTACCAGTGATTTTAATGAAAGTAGTCTTTGCTCTTATAATTGTCATAATAATTGAGGCTATCTCAATAGCAACACTGTTTCCGCTAAAAGAAAAAGAAGTTTTTTTTGTAGAATTTAAATCATCTCAAGAAAATTTTGTTGTAGTAAAAAAAGCCAATGCAACAATTTTAAGCAACAAAGCTTTACTTCATAATGAAATTGAAGGCTACATAATTGCACGAGAAAATATCAATCAGATAGATGAAGTTAGAAGATATACGCAGATAGTTAGGTTAAAAAGCAACGATAGCATTTATAAGACTTTTTTAAATAGTTATCAAGCTAATAAAGGATTGTGGAAACTAGAAGGTTTTAAAAGAAAATGCAAAATCAAATCTATTTCTGATGTTCTTTTTGAGCCACAAGCAAATGAGTACATAGCTATAGCAGAATATAGTCTTACTGATGAGTATGCAGATGGAGCAGCTTCACTAAAGAGATGGTTTAAAGTGACTGTTAGATACAACTTTATAAATCAAAAAATTAGCACTGAAAACTTAACTTTAAATCCATTGGGTACTAATATTATTGGCTACGCAATCACTACATTAGATCAAGGAATTAAAAAATGA
- a CDS encoding type IV secretion system protein, producing MIEKLSYLFQEALRLISNAIYGVFQDTLTPFVIPVINLYLVVIGIKIILGEEETSKKNLIRLFLIFPIIMMIVMDYGMYRDYIMNPIMIIRDFTVTYITAIANEGSTNNIIALDTIFLSMKDTVYNGFEFSWTDWNIVDLILSVATLLELGLLYLAIGTFHIISFVVPGLFLTAGPIPLALFAFDKTKHIFSSWLRSTITYALYGPISAIMMIFIYYVTKVSAASISTDFDGMFFVILALAVLLFLTRMIPEFANGIMSSLTSDGGGMGSQITPGMNMGRGLKSGAMNSVNAAKKSNELYSKFRK from the coding sequence ATGATTGAGAAGTTATCATATTTGTTCCAAGAGGCGTTGAGATTAATTAGTAATGCTATATATGGTGTGTTTCAAGACACATTAACACCTTTTGTTATCCCAGTAATAAATCTATATCTTGTTGTTATAGGCATAAAAATAATTCTTGGTGAAGAAGAAACAAGTAAAAAAAATCTTATCAGATTATTTCTGATTTTCCCAATTATAATGATGATTGTAATGGATTACGGTATGTATAGAGATTATATAATGAATCCAATCATGATCATAAGAGATTTTACTGTAACTTATATTACAGCAATTGCCAATGAAGGAAGCACTAATAATATTATTGCCCTAGACACAATCTTTTTAAGTATGAAAGATACAGTTTATAATGGATTTGAATTTAGTTGGACAGATTGGAATATTGTAGATTTAATATTGTCAGTCGCAACTTTATTAGAGCTAGGATTATTATATTTAGCAATAGGAACATTTCATATTATTTCATTTGTAGTCCCTGGTTTATTTTTAACAGCCGGTCCTATCCCTCTCGCACTTTTTGCATTTGACAAAACAAAACATATATTTAGTAGTTGGCTACGCTCTACTATCACTTATGCTCTCTACGGACCAATATCGGCGATAATGATGATATTTATTTACTATGTAACTAAAGTATCAGCAGCATCTATTAGCACCGATTTTGATGGGATGTTTTTTGTGATTCTAGCTTTGGCGGTACTACTATTTTTAACTCGTATGATACCAGAGTTTGCGAATGGAATTATGTCATCACTAACAAGTGATGGTGGTGGTATGGGAAGTCAAATAACTCCAGGGATGAATATGGGAAGAGGACTTAAAAGTGGTGCGATGAATTCAGTAAATGCAGCCAAAAAATCAAATGAATTGTATTCAAAATTTAGAAAATAA